The nucleotide sequence GGAGCACGGTAATAACGCGAGCATATATATGATATGTTTGCTTCACCTTTGACCTGATCAAATTGTGAAttaaaataggattaaaatgagtAAAATATGTATTCTATATATTCAGAAACTTGAAAAGCAACAAAACTACGTTAAACGAATAGGCCCGCATTAAAGAAGCAGCAAAAGAGGAGGCAGGCCTGGTGGAACACTGGATTCTTCTCTAATCCCTTTTGTGCCACTGAAGCACATACGTAAATTTGAGTCACATATCCTCAGAGAGAGGAATTTCATCTATTCAGTGGTGTGTAAGGAATTTTTTCCATAGATAGAAACTTTTATAATAACAAAAAGAAGCTACTTCATCACTAAAAACAATGTATGCAAAACAAACTGCACTGTTATGCCTTCTTTAGAACAATAAAGAAAAGATATGGTATTAGCTGTAGAAAAGCTACAGGACTGCATCAACTTACCAACATTTTGGCACTCCCAAAATCACATATCTTCACTTGGTGAGTCAGCGGATCAACCTATAATGAATGAAGTGACTTTTAGATTCAGATAAATTAAGAATTAAGATTTTGTGAAACCAAATTAAAAAAATATGGACAGGCCATACCAAAAGATTCTGTGGTTTCACGTCCCTGTGGCAAACTCCAGGTACTGTGTGAATATAGGCTAAACCTCGAAATATCTGCATAAAAGGACCAAGAAAAAACAAAATCACATTCAATCTACGGTAAATTTAACAATAAAGAGTAGCAGAATTTCCAAAAGAGTATAAATGACTTTTTACCTGGTAGGTATATAATTTAACATAAATAAGCGGCATCCTCTGGTTCATATTGCTGTAATGTTTCAACACACGATATAGTGACTCAGGAACAAACTCCATCACTAAGTTAAGGAAAAGTTCATCTCTGCTTGTGGTAGAGAAGAAGCAATGTTTCAAGGAAACAACATTGCAGTGATCCATAGATCGCATGATTTGCAGCTCCCTGTTCTTGTAGCGCTTGTCCTGCAAAACCTTCTTAATCGCAACAGTCTCACCAGTCTCCAGACATTTTGCCTAAATGTACACGCAGACAATACAATCAGGGTAATGGGTAACTACAAACAGAAAAACTTTGGAAGATTTATAGCAAAGCAACCATCACTTTACCTGGAAGACGATTCCGAATGATCCAGTTCCCACAACTCTCTCTGCCATGTAGCTGATAGTCTAAGAAGCAGAAAAGCACCCAACCCAAGTTAGGAAAGAAAGCTGTATGCATGAGTCAATAATGTCATGTGACTTTTGGTCCCCTGAAAATTACCCTTTTAGGCTCTCCATTCTTCCCTCCAATAGTTGTCGAGATTATATGACCGGTGACTGGGTCACTCCCTTCAATCATAGAACCAGCATGCTGTCACAAAGTAAAATCCATAAGAAAAGGTGGCTGCACATAGCCGACAGCACAAGGTTGTAGAATTGGGGAATCACAGCCACCCAACTATTGCTAATTCACACAAACTAGGCTTGCTAGAAATGGAAACTCAACAACTCAGGAAATCCTTATCCACACAACTGAAATCACAACAAGACAAAGCATACATCACAAACCTGCTAATCACACCATGGCTTAGACAGGAGAGTGAGATTAACTGTCCTAATCATCTAAAAAGTAACTACCTAGTTTAATTCCTCATTTGGAACACAGTCATGATCACCTACTACACCAGTATGCAAAGGCGACCCAAGCCGGCATGCTAAAGCCAAGCAGTCTGGCGAAAGCAGGGGGCGAGAAGCTTGCATAGCGCGCACGCAAGAACCAGGAGGCAGCGCTTCTCCTCCCCGGCAAGcaacgctcctcctcctcctcctcctccaagaGAAATCGCGCGTAAGGGGCACGCAGCTAGACCTAGCCTCGCCTCGCCGCGCGCGGAGCAGATCTACGGACGGATCGAGCGAGGGAACCACCAAAAACGACGCGGGGGGCGGAGCGGGGAGATCCGGGAGGCCTGCGCGACCGCTCCGGGCCGCCGGAACCACACGGCAGCGGGGGTGGACAGGAAAAAAAAAACCGCTCACCTTGGCGTCGGCGGGGAGCGGCTGGTCCACCTGCATCGGGtccgcggcgccggcggcgtgGGCCCCACCCGGCAGCGCGGCCATGTGGTGGGTGGGGCTGCGGGGCGGAGACGACGCGGAAATGGACCTCTTCTCTCCCGTGTCCTGTTGTTGCTCTCTCTGTCTCGGTCTCTCCTCGGTGAGGGGGAGGCTGGGCAGGCTAGGGAGGCAGCAGCGCCATGACACCCGCCCCgaccctctttttttttttattcCCGTCCTCCGCCACCCACTACTCCACGCTGCTACGAGAATGAGGAGCTTTTTGGGCAGGGACAGGAGAATTTCGAGAATACCGTACCAGTGTCGATCGCGCTGTAAGAGTTTTATACACGGGTCCCTAAatggttttgtttgtaattttaagGAGTATGGGATGGAGGAATGGAATCTGGCAGTGGAGGAGGCCGGACTGCCGGAGGGGGACATGGTCAATGTGTCAGTACGGCTGGCACTTGGAATCTCCCTTGCGAAACGGCTTTCCCCTCTCGCTCGCTTCGGCGGGTGGGACCTACTACGTCACGGAATATAAAATGGCGCGACGTTGCAGCTTGTACTACTGGTTTTACCGTTCGCGGCGCTCAGGCCATGCCCAACCCTCCACGTAGGTGTATGTTAGCCCCATCAATCCAGGTTCGGATGCCAGATAGAGAAGAGAATGAGAGGGATAGCTGCTTCGAGTtattaatatttttctctcacaacaaaccagtatcAATCGGGCTTATTAGTCCAAAAACTGACTAGCAAACTGGCCGATAGTCTTCTGAAAAGGCGTCGATGGCTTGGCAGAGAGAGCAGAGACATGGGACAGAAGGTGGAGCAGTTGAAAGCGACGTATGTGAGCGTGTGAGAGAACAGTGGACCCAGATTCGAAGAACTAGCATGTAATGCCTGCATTGCACAGTGGTGTAGCCTCAAACCCGCTTGTAGCATAAGTACCTACGTGGTGATTAGCTTTTTCTTGGAACTACCAACTTTTCTCCACCGCATTGGGCCTGTTCTCAGCAGTTTAGGGCTCGTTTGACCAGGCTCTGATCTCTATGGTGGAGCCCGATGAAGCTACAAACAGGCAGCTTCCGTGGCTCATGAGGAGACGCAGGCGGAGCCAGAGCCATTTGTGCCAAGACTACAGGGTATACCACTTTTGGTCCCCCATGCGGTCACATCACCGCTGAACGTTGGTCGTCTGATCTCACATCCGGTGGCTCGAATTGCCTAGAGCGGATTCCACCAGAAATGGCCTCTCGTGGTTCTTTTTAGTTCTCCTGATTTTGCTCCACATCCAATcccaaaaaacaaaaagaaacttATCTcacccttcctctctctcctaaAACTTCCCCTCCCGTGCCTCCGCCGCTTCGACTCCGAGCGAGCGGCGCCCCTACCTCCGCCACCGGTCCTGCCCCCAGCAGAGCCGCGCTGTTGGCTGCCGTCTACGCCCCCTCCCCATCGAGATCGTCACTTGGAGTCGCGTACGTTGCGCCTGCACCAAGATCTAGACTCCTGATACCAGATGTAATACTACTAATGCTACGATGTCAACTTCTGAACTGAAACTGTATTTGGATACAAGTAACTAGGGATTCGGTGGTCGCGCGGTGATCTAGAGACACATCTCACCGCCTATGTGACCCCAACCAAGACAAGCGCAAGACTGCAGgcttctgaaagctactcattacaatggttccatgttcattcacaaagtttgaAAAGCAGTCCTCCACCAaggtagcttgagtacaacttttcataagggatgagatcatagatggggtaaaacATCCTCCGAGGCTGTAAGAAACCGACTAACCAACAGACAATGTCTATGCCGGTCGTaactgttcaatcactcagatgccaaccaatggaaaactatataatgttccatgtgtgcagttctctttctctaatggtAATATTGTATTATCTAAGTCCGTTGAGTGAGCGGcaaatgtgatagctgactctgttgactcaacgttttcgacgatcattatttgagggaatccttgtatccaagcggcaacagttacctgggttgaatctgatgtaaccccttgggtaaaaacacatgaaaggtaccaaaggacaagtccGCCTTGGAAGTCATTACTGAAGAAGGATGATAACGAGGTCTGGAGGACAACAAAGGTTGCAAGTATTCACTAACTGGAGAAACAGTACACCACCAAGATTGAGTACAATTTTCCTTCATGGTGCGGTGGtttaagttgggttgacttgtactgtagcaaaactagtcttgttggactacttttgacattgaggccctgtttggttgggcttttggctttggcttttggccccaaaagccaaaagcccaaccaaaggggctgtttttggagggcgctttttcagaagcagctgcttttccgtagttcatttttgaaaactgggttgaccctgcttttggcttttggctttctgcttttcgaaattggtggaataaaaagctcttccatagttgtttcaagagagataaagataaaaggtatattttatacttgtttaaccaaacagctttcagcttttctacagctcacagcccacagcagcttttccacagctcacagctcacagcagctttttcccacagccacagctcaaccaaacagggcctgaggcttctttctaatgtcaatcaacaactcaaaatcataatatgaaatctattgttcggcgcttttcaaattgttttctaCTGATGCTTTTCCCCCTCTCTCTGTTACAGTTGTAAGAGAAACAGCAGATCACTCTGGACCGCCAAGGCGGACGTTGGGCTTCCTTGTCCTCCTGGCTCTTGGGCTCTTCGTGGGTGTCTCCTTGTTAATAGCCTGAACCGTGACACACAACAAGCAATGGAGTTGTGTCTCTCTTCTGCTTGTTGGTGGTGAAGGCATGTGCAGGGCGTCAGCGGTGGACGTTGGCGCGATGGGTGCTCAAGCGGCGGGCCACCTGGTCGTGTTGTGCAGTACAAGCTCTATCGGGGGAGATTAGCCAAGAGATCGTCGAGCTAAAGCGAGCCGAGCTGATCGATACTTACCAGTTATCACTGAGTCGAGCTAAATCGAGTTGAAATAGCCTCCCGTGCTCTGCTGTCTCACTGCTTCATTGTGGGTCCTCTGTTCTTTCGAATGAGCACCAGATTATGCACATATTATTATTGCAATTCAGTTAACTCCATTTCTTGATGTGTCAGTCAATGAGTACTTGTCTATGCTCTTCCGTTCATGCCAACTCAGTTAATTTTAGTCAGAGGCTTTGAGCCatagtcgttttgacttttttggtttatccattttgctatgtctAAACATaataagtcgttttgatttttttttgtacatttattttgctatacatttagatataataatatgtctagatacatagcaaaatagataaaccaaaaaaattaaagtgacttataatttaaaacggagggaTCTATTGTCCTAGATACATAATTGGCAATGGATTTTCCATGCCGTGTGAATAATGGTGCTGTGTTGCCTCTTCCGAATTGATCAAGGCAAGTGATTGTGTACCCCAAGGAGGACGCGAGAGGGGCAGGGTGGTGCGTTGCCTCCACGTCATGTGCTGCCATGGCAAAATACACCTACTTTGGACCGTATACGCCCACAGTAAACAACTTTGTGCACTGTAATTTACTCTATGTGCTTAGCTGATCAACGATTGACCAACAAACCGGAATAATCGTAATGTTGTGAATTGCAAGTAATCTGAATAATCATACTGCTTAACTCGTTATTAAAAGATAAAAACTATATGTTGTCTGGCAAGATAAAAGATAAGCTCTGTGGATTGAGCTCTAGTTTTGTTATCTGTAATACAGGCCAGCAGCTTCGTTCACTCCTCGTCCTGGACCTTCGCTTGGGTCGCGACCATTGCTTGGGCCAGAAAGATGCATAGGGCTTTGATGTCACTAGTTTTGTTATCTGTAATACAGGCCAGCTTGACGAAGACCAACATTTGCTGGGCCACACAAGTTGGGCCGCTGTAGGCCATCGCACCGATAAACATTGAACGTGAGCAAAGAAAGTTCACCTCCCTCGAGCAGCGGTCATCCAATTTTTCTTCCTAAACTGTAAAACCAGTTTTTTTTTACCTcctaaacttttaaaataatTTGTTTCTCATCTTAGATGGTTTTTATGGTGGTTTTGCTAATGTGAAGCCATGTTAGAAAGGGGTAAATCAGATAAGGTAAAAGTTCAGGAGGTAAATCGAACTAACAATATTTGAAAAATAAACATAAAATAAGTTTTCAAAAAATTTATCCAAATATTTTTACATGAAAAATAATACAATTACAAATCCTAAAATCTGGTTTtaatcttagaaaattcatacAAAATTTGTTTTACATTCGAAAATTATGAAATTAGTTTcacattttttttctaaaattatgctctatcttaTGGTGTCTAGCTTAAATTGTTTGAATCTCAATGAACACATTTGGTGCATATTTACTAGTAGAAGCTCTTGTTATCTATTATATGGTCGATGTTGGTCGTCTCATTACATAAAAGCATCAGTTGAGCATCGGTAGGACTACGTATGTGCGTTAGGGACATGCAGCCATGTAGGTTAGCACAACTACTTTAAAAAATTATCTAGGGTAGAGGACCAACGCCCACCCTATCCCACATATGTAGTCGTGATGACATTTCAGTGACGCTTCTACGTAGTCGAACCATCAACATTGACTTATTATAATAGATAATGAGAACTTCTACTATCAAATAAGCATCAAAATGAGTTCATGAAGATTCAATTTTTTTTACAGATTTGCTAAACATTAACCGCATGTTTTGAAGACCCAAAACATACGGATTCTGGGTCGTTGGATGGAGGACGGACGGACATGCAGATTTGCTAAACGATTGGTCCGTCCGCGCATCTGTTGGCGGCAGGGGAGCGGAAGTGTACCGGTGGCAGTCTCCCCCGCCGCGCTGCTCGCCGCTTGTCCGCCTGCCAGCGCTCTCCGGTCTGACGTCGCTCCACCTCACCGCTGTCCGCCCCCTGTCCTTCCGCTGGCTCAAGCTGTTGCCGCGCCTCAAGTCGTTCGCCCTCGTTAACTCCGTCGCCAGCGTTGACTCCGTGGGCTCGAGCTCGGGGCCGGCAGCAGGGCATTGTCGCTCGAAAAGCTGTCGCTTTGCAGCATCCGCTCCAGCGACCACGGGCTTGTATGGTTgtggcggtggtgcgggagcctcGAGTGGCTGCAGCTGCGCTCCTGCGACAGTACCGGGGACGCTGGACGCCGGCTTGTCtagattttgtattttttttggaaatttttgaagtattttaaacaatttgacatatatttctctgatgtttgaaatccatagaaataatttatattttttttaaaaaaattgacatatatttgtgttattcctaaattacatcactctgtccaataaattacactgaagaaATCGTTGGAAGTATAGTAATAAGGTGATGTAAATATAGTTATAAGACAGTGTAAGTGCACGAGAAAAATCTGGTTGTTGGGAGGGGCTAAAACAACCTGTTGTTGGCTAGACAGATTCAAATTTTAAGCTAGCCACCGTAAGATCGAGCatggttttagaaaaaaaaaaccgaaACTAGTTCCATAATTTTTTGAGGTAAATGTTTTTAAAAATGAACCAGATTTTAGGTTTTTAATTACATTATTTTCAAGAAAAGATCTGAATAATTTTTTGAAACaaatatttttatgttttttttggATATTTTTAAAACATATTTCTAGCCTGATTTACCTCCTTGAACTTCCAGCTTAGTCTGATTTACCACCTTTGACGTGGCGCCACATCAACAAAACCACCCTAGCTGTAAAAAAAcataaatggttttaaaagttaagGGAGGTAAAAAAAAACTGATTTTGTAGTTCAATGAGAAAAACCGGACGACTACAATAGTTGAGGGAGATAGATTAGGCTTCTCCCTGGAAAGAAAACCTGGGAGAGTTGCTTCTCTATTGTTGATGGAGAGTGAAACAAAAATTATCGCTGAAAAGTCTATGTATGTGGATGAGTCTTAACCTACTATAATATCTAGATCTAATTTATTGAATATAAGAAAGAGCTCCACCTACACCTGTGTCTCCGATGTGTTATTCTCGATTTCTCGTATGTTGGTTGATCAAGGATGACGGAGAAGACAACGTCCTAACCACTAGCAACGTGTAGTTCACGATATGTTATTGAGAGTCTTTACCATCGAGCAATGTCATTATCTTCTCGGAGAGACTAGCATCCGGACGTGGCGTCGTTCGTTGACCGTTTGTTTTTAATAATGATACCCTTAGGGTGTTTATAGATACAACTTCGTGCTCTGCTTCGCCTCATGCTCCGCACCTATTGCCTATCCATAAATGCAGCTTCGTACTTCGCTTTGCCTCGTGCTCCACGCCTGCGGCCATGCCCATGGATACAGTTTTGTGCTTCATGCATGCTGTCACACCTGCTTCGCTTCCTGTGCGCACGTGGGGACCGCTATGCCCGAGAGGACCACCTTCGCTTGCGCCCCCTTGCCGCGTCAGcccatgaaacacttgcaacataaaacatTTACTACAACATATGCCTAAAATAAAATATTTACAACATACGCTTGGAACATATGTGTATGGGGACTGCAaatatgcaatatctagataaaacacttgcaacatacgtttgaaacagatGAACATccaaaacatacacttgcaacatacgcgtatagccagtgcaacatttgcaacattcagataaaacacttgcaacatacgtgtatagccagtgcaacatatgcaacatccagataaaacacctgCAACGTACGTTTCTCGTTCTCATTGTACCGAGACGGAGGTAAGATTTGAACGACCACGTACAACATCACATTTGACACCTGAGGAAGGTACATCCCAACTATGAGGTACATCAGCGGATGTTACAATCATACGTAGATGAGTTTTGGCTGGTGCAACcgctgaaacatttaaaacatatacttacaacatgcgtgtatagtcattgcaacatatacaacaccagatctacttttaaagcatctaaataaaatatatacaacatacatatgaaacccATGAAATATACGATTGTAACATGTACTCATCTACTCGCTGCCCCCCAATAGACCCTTGTTGACACGGAGCTCGATGCCACGACGCGGAGGTCGGACCTCGGTTGTACGTAGCGCGAGACGTGGGCGACGCGAGACGAGAGCAGCGCGGCGAGAGGCACGAGGTGCGGATGGGGACGCAAGGCACGAGGCACGGGGACAGGCGGATCCGTCCCGCTCGGTCGGCCGAATGCTCGGTAGAGAGCGTTACGTTATCTTCTCCGCCATGCCTAGTCCCCATATCAACATTGAACTCAGCGCGAGCAAAAAGCCTTCCTTTGCACGGTTACCAGCGGCAAAAAAGCTTTCCTACACTACACGATCTGCCTTCATCACGCTGCTGTGAATACCTCTTGCGTCTTCAATCGCAGCTGCCCTGTGCCCCATGGCTGACCGACCACTGCCTGCATGTGGTGCTCTATATTGGCACATAATCGGGGCGCCACAGAGGCTAAGAGCAAGTAGCCGGGGAATTACaacggccctgttcgcttctcttataatccgtctttttcagcttgttttttcagccggaacaatgtttttctttcacaacaaatcagccggaacagtgttttagcttgttttttcagcgaagcgaaccagTCCATAATCGAGACATGGAGATCTTCCCTTGATCCTGTGAAGGTGAACCATAACCTTTCTCTTAAAAAAATAGGTTTCCACGAAGAAACATAGGCAGCTTGTTGTCAActatttgatacatttgattTCACAAGGTTTTTCATACCGTATTTGTTTTTACCACTACATCTTTTGCAGTATACTTTTAGAATTCTTCAAATGTTAAGAGATTTTGTATGTATTTGAACACAATGCACATATAACTTGCACATTTTGAAACCAAATAATTACTAGTTATTGATGTTTGTAGTTTTCAAGGTTTAACTATATCTTGTCCTAAATGAAAAGTTGTTGCGACTTTATGACTGGAGGGAGTGTATGTAAATAAAATAACAGGAATTGGGGCCTGAGGGTGCTCGCTGATCAGCTGCTTGGAGTAAAAGATCTCTATCTAGGTTCATTTTGGTGGAGAGATACCTTGAAACTACTAGACAAATTAAAAGGGATTGCCATGGTCAACATAAATAATGGAAGGTCATGCTACCTCTGGCTGGACATGTGGAATAACAAGGTGTCAATGCATGTCTTCCCAGAACTTTTCTCCTTTGTGAAATCCAGACCACAACTTTGGCTGCTGGCTAAGCTTGTGAGaatcttcttgttctttttcACTTGCCACTCTCTCAACAAGCTTTCAATCAGCTTACCCATCTCGATAATGATCCAACAGATAACTCTGAATGAACCTTCTTTGTGGCCAAAGCCTTCAATCAGCTGTTTGGCTAGTGGTTTCTGCGGCTTATAAGCCAGctaatgctgatttgttgtgagagaaaaacaccatggctgataagttaaAGTGAACAGGGCTTGGAATGGATTCGAAACAACTCCTGTCAAAATAAGCACAAGGTCTTTTGCTGGCTCATCCTGAATGATACACTGAGCACTAGAGAGCTAGTCAAGAGGAAAAATACAGAACTCTAGGACTACAGCTGTGTCCTATGTTTAAATTCCTATGAAGAATCACCGGGTCATTTGCTCATTCTCTGCCCCTTCGCTTCTGCCTGCTGGAACTGGCTTCAGATTCGAATAAACCCAAACCTGGATTTCATCCAAAATCTAGAAAGCTTCAGAACTCAGCTTCAAGTGCCCTTCTTCATGGAATCATAATACTCATGCGCTGGACGATTTGGAAAGCAAGGAATGGCCTCATCTTCGACCATCGTCTGCCTtcgatggaggaatcaaa is from Miscanthus floridulus cultivar M001 chromosome 7, ASM1932011v1, whole genome shotgun sequence and encodes:
- the LOC136466898 gene encoding shaggy-related protein kinase eta, encoding MAALPGGAHAAGAADPMQVDQPLPADAKHAGSMIEGSDPVTGHIISTTIGGKNGEPKRTISYMAERVVGTGSFGIVFQAKCLETGETVAIKKVLQDKRYKNRELQIMRSMDHCNVVSLKHCFFSTTSRDELFLNLVMEFVPESLYRVLKHYSNMNQRMPLIYVKLYTYQIFRGLAYIHTVPGVCHRDVKPQNLLVDPLTHQVKICDFGSAKMLVKGEANISYICSRYYRAPELIFGATEYTTSIDIWSAGCVLAELLLGQPLFPGESAVDQLVEIIKVLGTPTREEIRCMNPNYTEFRFPQIKAHPWHKIFHKRMPPEAIDLASRLLQYSPNLRCTALEACAHPFFDELREPHARLPNGRPFPPLFNFKQELANASPELINRLIPDHARRHLGLTLLPTTGP